In one window of Leptospira sp. GIMC2001 DNA:
- the carA gene encoding glutamine-hydrolyzing carbamoyl-phosphate synthase small subunit, with protein MKAYLVLESGEVFEGFSFGSETNLTGEVVFNTSMSGYQEILTDPSYRNQIVTLTYPMIGNYGINSEDMESSRVQVSGLIVKEYVDYPSNYRSEKTLGDFLKEYNIPGIQGIDTRKLTRILRTKGATNGGIFIAEKFSESFRDEVKKFPGLVGADLARVVTTEKSYTFGTHSPEKYKVAVFDYGVKQNILKLLDSNGFSVTVYPALTQAKDIMNQGYDAYFMSNGPGDPEPLDYAIQSAKDIINAGTPLFGICLGHQIIGQALGKKTAKLKFGHRGGNHPVQNTDNGKVEITAQNHGFVVVRDESDDVPITHINLFDNTIAGLRSKDKPVMAVQYHPESSPGPHDSGYLFQEFYNMVKKSKHQ; from the coding sequence ATGAAAGCTTATCTAGTTCTAGAATCTGGTGAAGTTTTTGAAGGATTTTCTTTTGGTTCAGAAACCAATCTGACTGGTGAAGTTGTATTCAACACATCCATGTCTGGATACCAAGAAATCTTAACTGACCCATCTTACCGCAATCAAATTGTTACTTTGACCTACCCAATGATCGGGAATTACGGAATCAACTCCGAAGATATGGAAAGTTCTCGTGTTCAAGTATCGGGACTTATAGTAAAAGAATATGTGGACTATCCATCCAATTATAGATCTGAGAAAACTCTCGGTGACTTTCTAAAAGAATACAATATTCCAGGGATTCAAGGTATCGATACAAGAAAGTTAACACGAATCTTGCGAACAAAAGGCGCTACAAATGGCGGGATTTTTATTGCAGAGAAATTCTCTGAATCCTTTCGCGACGAGGTCAAGAAATTTCCTGGCTTGGTTGGCGCCGATCTTGCTCGAGTAGTCACAACAGAAAAATCATATACTTTTGGAACACATAGTCCAGAAAAATATAAAGTTGCCGTCTTCGATTATGGTGTAAAGCAAAACATTCTAAAATTACTAGATTCGAATGGATTCTCAGTTACCGTATATCCTGCATTAACTCAAGCTAAAGACATCATGAATCAAGGATACGATGCGTATTTCATGTCCAATGGACCCGGTGATCCAGAGCCTTTGGACTATGCCATTCAATCTGCAAAAGACATTATCAACGCTGGGACTCCACTTTTTGGGATCTGCCTAGGTCATCAGATTATAGGACAAGCTCTAGGTAAGAAAACAGCAAAGTTAAAATTTGGCCATCGTGGTGGAAACCATCCTGTGCAAAATACAGACAATGGAAAAGTGGAAATCACAGCACAAAACCATGGCTTTGTGGTAGTTCGCGATGAATCGGATGATGTCCCAATTACACATATCAATTTATTTGATAATACAATCGCTGGACTTAGATCCAAAGACAAACCTGTAATGGCAGTTCAATATCATCCTGAAAGTTCACCTGGTCCGCATGACTCTGGTTATCTTTTTCAAGAATTTTATAATATGGTTAAGAAATCAAAGCATCAATAG
- a CDS encoding ammonium transporter: protein MIKDQIVKIGRQSILRKIFLTLLFLLPGLLFAQDAVATEEAGDVLDKGDTAWMIVASSFVFFMIPGLALFYGGIVRSKNVLSTMMHSFIAILVLTLQWTIIGYSFATTGDNPYFGGFDKMFLSGVTADSLEGSIPEFVFFVFQGTFALITPALISGALAERVKMSGYIVFILLWATFVYDPVWHWVWSGSGWLASDGAIDFAGGTVVHLISGIAGLAAVLVIGKRKGDAASLMKPNNLTYTLLGSGLLWFGWFGFNAGSGLASDGVAGRALAVTLIAPAAAGCAWMLIEWLHTKKATALGAASGIVAGLVVITPAAGTTEPLGAIIMGFIVSPICYGAIMMKNKLGYDDSLDAFGIHGVGGALGAILTGVFAVELAEGIGGRGEQIWVQTVSVLATGLYSFGVSYILAFAIEKTIGFRISEEKEIAGLDSEIHGESGYNI from the coding sequence ATGATAAAAGACCAAATCGTAAAAATAGGAAGACAATCCATTCTAAGGAAAATCTTTCTCACCTTACTCTTTCTTCTTCCAGGACTACTCTTCGCGCAAGATGCTGTAGCCACTGAAGAAGCCGGAGACGTCTTAGACAAAGGCGACACGGCATGGATGATCGTTGCTTCTAGCTTCGTATTTTTCATGATCCCAGGACTCGCACTGTTCTACGGCGGAATCGTTCGTTCCAAAAACGTATTATCAACAATGATGCATAGTTTTATCGCAATACTTGTGTTAACTTTGCAGTGGACCATCATTGGATATAGTTTTGCTACTACTGGAGATAATCCTTATTTCGGTGGTTTTGACAAAATGTTCTTATCTGGTGTAACAGCTGACTCGCTTGAAGGAAGCATTCCAGAATTTGTATTCTTTGTATTCCAAGGAACATTTGCATTGATCACTCCAGCTCTAATTTCAGGAGCACTTGCGGAACGTGTCAAAATGTCCGGATATATAGTATTTATTCTACTATGGGCAACTTTTGTCTATGATCCTGTATGGCACTGGGTATGGAGCGGATCGGGTTGGCTTGCAAGTGATGGTGCAATTGACTTTGCAGGTGGAACTGTAGTGCATTTGATTTCTGGTATTGCTGGACTTGCTGCTGTTCTTGTAATTGGTAAAAGAAAAGGGGATGCTGCCTCCCTTATGAAGCCAAACAATCTCACCTACACTTTGCTTGGTTCTGGATTGTTGTGGTTTGGATGGTTCGGATTTAACGCTGGATCAGGGCTTGCGAGTGATGGAGTTGCAGGACGCGCTCTTGCAGTAACATTGATCGCTCCAGCTGCTGCAGGTTGTGCATGGATGCTAATCGAGTGGCTTCACACCAAGAAGGCAACAGCACTTGGTGCAGCATCAGGAATTGTAGCTGGACTTGTTGTGATTACTCCTGCTGCAGGAACCACAGAGCCGTTAGGTGCTATTATTATGGGATTCATCGTCTCACCTATTTGTTATGGTGCGATCATGATGAAGAACAAACTAGGTTATGATGACAGCTTGGATGCTTTCGGTATTCATGGTGTCGGTGGTGCGCTTGGTGCCATCTTGACTGGTGTTTTCGCTGTTGAGTTAGCGGAAGGAATTGGTGGACGAGGCGAGCAGATTTGGGTGCAAACAGTATCCGTTCTCGCTACTGGTCTATATTCCTTTGGAGTATCGTATATTTTAGCTTTTGCCATAGAAAAAACGATCGGATTCCGAATTTCTGAGGAAAAAGAAATTGCAGGACTAGACTCCGAGATACATGGTGAGAGTGGATACAATATATAA
- the thrS gene encoding threonine--tRNA ligase, producing the protein MINITLPDGSSKSMKSGQSFRDFIAENLNFLKSKALGVIINNNQTVDLSFVPVEDCKIQILTFADKQGKEIFHHSSAHLLGQAVQRLWKDAKLTVGPVIETGPGFFYYDIDFPSATITPDDLPIIEKEMEKIVKEGLDVNRWELSRAEAIEKFKKEGEVYKVELISGFTDDHVSLYGQGEWYDLCRGPHVPNTSLLKAFKLTAISGAYWKANKDNKMLTRIYGVSFPSKKELDEYIYQIEEAKKRDHRKLGKELDLFSFQEEAPGFPFWHPKGTVLWNSLAEYIRSECFKRGYHEIKTPAILNSSLWKRSGHWDNFKENMYFTQIDEDDFAVKPMNCPGCSLVYKHHMHSYKELPIRYMELGTVHRHELSGVLHGLFRVRAFTQDDAHIFCSFESLLAEVSDIIDFTFDVYRKFGFTEFQTFIATRPEKSQGADEDWEMATNSLKQALDSKNLSYGIKEGEGAFYGPKIEFNIKDSLGRLWQCGTIQIDFSMPNRFELEYAGNDGKKHQPVMIHRAIYGSLERFIGILIEHFEGKFPLWISPIQIRVLTVAESHNEYAKKITNLLMDKGLRVEADYRNEKIGTKIRESILKRSNFNLIIGDKEVNGELVSVRKRGEENTESMSFDAFFAMLSAEL; encoded by the coding sequence TTGATAAATATTACTCTGCCGGATGGCTCATCCAAATCCATGAAATCTGGACAGAGTTTTCGCGATTTTATTGCAGAAAATCTTAACTTTCTGAAAAGCAAAGCCCTCGGGGTTATAATAAACAACAATCAAACTGTGGATCTCAGTTTCGTTCCTGTAGAAGACTGCAAAATTCAAATCCTCACATTTGCTGATAAGCAAGGTAAGGAAATCTTTCATCATTCATCGGCTCATCTTCTCGGACAAGCTGTTCAGAGATTGTGGAAAGATGCCAAACTTACCGTGGGTCCGGTCATTGAGACAGGCCCTGGATTTTTTTATTATGATATTGATTTTCCATCGGCGACGATTACTCCCGATGATCTTCCAATCATTGAGAAAGAGATGGAGAAGATTGTAAAAGAAGGATTGGATGTCAATCGCTGGGAATTAAGTCGAGCTGAAGCGATTGAGAAGTTCAAGAAAGAAGGCGAAGTCTATAAAGTAGAATTGATCAGTGGATTTACCGATGACCATGTATCACTGTATGGGCAAGGGGAATGGTATGATCTATGCCGTGGCCCACACGTACCCAATACTTCTTTATTGAAAGCTTTCAAGCTAACTGCGATTAGTGGAGCATATTGGAAAGCGAATAAAGACAACAAGATGCTTACTCGAATCTATGGAGTTTCCTTTCCTAGCAAAAAAGAATTAGATGAATATATCTATCAGATAGAGGAAGCAAAGAAAAGAGATCATAGAAAACTTGGTAAAGAGTTAGATCTTTTTTCCTTTCAGGAAGAAGCACCTGGTTTTCCATTCTGGCATCCAAAAGGTACAGTTCTATGGAATAGTTTAGCGGAGTATATACGATCTGAATGTTTTAAGCGTGGCTATCACGAGATCAAAACTCCAGCAATCTTGAATTCAAGTCTCTGGAAGCGGAGTGGGCATTGGGACAACTTCAAAGAGAATATGTATTTTACGCAAATTGATGAAGATGATTTTGCAGTGAAACCAATGAACTGTCCAGGTTGTTCGCTAGTTTATAAACATCATATGCATTCTTATAAAGAATTGCCGATTCGATATATGGAATTGGGAACAGTTCATCGTCATGAGTTGTCTGGAGTTTTGCATGGTTTGTTTAGAGTGCGTGCTTTTACTCAGGATGATGCTCATATTTTTTGTTCATTCGAATCCTTGTTAGCCGAAGTAAGTGATATTATAGATTTTACATTTGATGTATATCGCAAATTTGGCTTTACTGAATTCCAAACATTTATCGCAACAAGACCTGAGAAAAGTCAAGGTGCCGACGAAGATTGGGAGATGGCGACCAATTCGTTGAAGCAAGCTCTCGATTCTAAGAATTTATCATATGGGATAAAAGAAGGCGAAGGTGCTTTCTATGGTCCAAAAATTGAGTTTAATATAAAAGATAGTCTCGGTCGACTCTGGCAATGCGGAACTATTCAGATAGATTTTTCTATGCCCAATAGATTCGAGTTGGAATATGCAGGAAATGACGGCAAAAAGCACCAACCTGTTATGATCCACCGAGCGATTTACGGATCCTTGGAAAGATTTATTGGAATATTGATCGAGCATTTTGAAGGCAAGTTCCCGCTTTGGATTTCTCCGATTCAAATTCGCGTTTTAACAGTTGCAGAAAGTCACAATGAGTATGCGAAGAAGATTACAAATCTTTTAATGGACAAAGGTCTACGCGTTGAAGCCGATTATAGGAATGAGAAAATCGGAACGAAAATTCGGGAATCTATTCTAAAGAGAAGTAATTTTAACCTCATTATCGGCGACAAAGAAGTAAATGGAGAATTGGTCTCTGTTCGAAAAAGAGGCGAAGAAAACACGGAATCGATGAGTTTCGATGCGTTTTTCGCTATGCTTTCGGCTGAATTGTGA
- the rplT gene encoding 50S ribosomal protein L20 — protein MPRAVNGTIHKNRRKKVLKAAKGFRGGRSKLFRTAKSAVMKAGQWAYRDRRKKKSEFRKLWIVRINAAAREGGLSYSKFMHGLKKLGIALDRKALAELAFNNKDVFSAIIEKVKTAN, from the coding sequence ATGCCACGCGCAGTAAACGGAACGATACATAAAAACCGTAGAAAAAAAGTCTTAAAAGCCGCAAAAGGTTTTCGCGGTGGAAGATCAAAACTTTTCAGAACAGCTAAATCTGCTGTAATGAAAGCGGGTCAGTGGGCATACCGAGATAGACGTAAGAAGAAATCAGAATTCAGAAAACTTTGGATTGTGAGAATCAACGCTGCAGCTCGTGAAGGTGGATTGTCTTATTCAAAATTCATGCATGGATTGAAGAAATTAGGAATTGCTTTGGATCGAAAAGCATTGGCTGAGCTTGCTTTCAATAACAAAGACGTTTTTAGCGCTATCATCGAAAAGGTCAAGACAGCAAATTAG
- the infC gene encoding translation initiation factor IF-3 encodes MQKRSNNQRQNNDRFSNTRINEQIKGVDNVRLVTDEGPVIVSIEEALRRAREAELDLVEVSADQDVHVCKLIDYGKYRFEQLKKVKEAKKKQHVVTIKEIKIRPRIDSNDYEIKKKHAIEFLQKGDKVKVTLRFRGREMLHSDLGMKVVQRMVEDLAEVATAEKNPAQDGRTIVVVLNPKS; translated from the coding sequence ATGCAGAAGAGGTCGAATAATCAGAGACAGAATAACGATAGGTTTTCCAATACAAGGATCAATGAGCAGATAAAGGGTGTGGACAATGTTCGTCTTGTGACGGATGAGGGTCCTGTTATCGTTTCCATTGAAGAGGCTCTGCGCCGAGCGCGTGAAGCGGAACTTGATTTAGTTGAAGTTTCAGCGGATCAGGACGTTCACGTTTGTAAGTTAATTGACTACGGTAAATACCGATTTGAGCAACTTAAGAAAGTCAAGGAAGCCAAGAAAAAACAACACGTCGTTACAATCAAAGAGATAAAGATTCGACCTAGAATTGACAGCAATGATTACGAAATTAAGAAGAAACATGCAATAGAATTTCTTCAAAAGGGTGACAAAGTTAAGGTTACTCTTCGTTTTAGGGGTCGTGAAATGCTCCATTCTGATTTAGGAATGAAAGTGGTTCAGAGAATGGTTGAAGACCTTGCAGAAGTTGCAACTGCAGAAAAAAACCCCGCTCAGGACGGAAGAACTATCGTTGTAGTTCTTAATCCGAAAAGTTAA
- a CDS encoding cell division protein ZapA gives MEPSPSRVRVRILGDEYTIVGDADDKTILALAETVEERMRELQAAMPQASKTKIAVLCAMNIADELAQWKLSVDINPSEHPEIEEKTKKIISLLEEGIIGENYL, from the coding sequence ATGGAACCATCTCCTTCCCGTGTAAGAGTTCGCATACTCGGCGATGAATATACGATTGTTGGAGATGCAGACGACAAAACTATCCTTGCTCTAGCAGAAACTGTAGAAGAACGCATGAGGGAATTGCAAGCTGCGATGCCTCAAGCTTCTAAGACCAAAATTGCAGTCCTCTGTGCGATGAATATTGCTGATGAATTGGCACAATGGAAATTATCAGTTGATATCAACCCAAGCGAACATCCAGAAATCGAAGAAAAAACTAAAAAAATTATTTCCTTATTAGAAGAGGGAATCATTGGAGAAAATTATCTCTGA
- a CDS encoding P-II family nitrogen regulator, with the protein MKLIVAIIQPHKLEEVKAELTKNEIYRLTVSDVQGYGQQKGKTEVFRGHEYTVNLIRKVRLEIAVNDEFVKPTVDAILKAAKTGDGKVGDGKIMIMPLEEVIRIRTGERGKAGI; encoded by the coding sequence ATGAAGCTAATCGTTGCAATCATCCAGCCACATAAGTTGGAAGAAGTAAAAGCAGAGTTAACCAAAAATGAGATCTATAGATTGACTGTAAGTGATGTTCAAGGTTACGGACAACAAAAAGGTAAAACAGAAGTTTTCCGTGGTCATGAATATACAGTTAACCTAATCAGAAAAGTTAGATTAGAAATTGCTGTAAATGATGAATTCGTAAAACCAACAGTTGATGCAATCTTGAAAGCTGCCAAGACCGGTGACGGTAAAGTTGGTGATGGAAAGATCATGATCATGCCTCTAGAAGAAGTGATCCGTATCAGAACTGGCGAAAGAGGAAAAGCTGGAATCTAA
- a CDS encoding putative Ig domain-containing protein, whose amino-acid sequence MKISRIALIFFILGFTQCNIPSLNKSELQGLTEIQTLLRLIDSLNNDSNIPNSNLAISYAESSYSFLTGEEISEIVPETQGSPTEFSISPQLVSGLNFDSATGAISGTPNKVITNQIYTITASKLSETQSATISITTRIPSACSDTTIVLGSGTSIDPFQICSPDQLQSLTAHHIANPNSFYELQQDLDLSSIANFDPIGTSVNPFNGVFNGNYHTIFNLKIDYPAISSVGLFGETSGGLTTIIQNLRLRNAWVRGLSRVGNLIGNSAANQVENIISYDGYSRSESDAAGGLIGRNSGVAVIYNSGFTGTVEVVTNYAGGILGYAFGSDQMKKCFANATVSGGDYIGGLIGRQVSIFIEDSYAQGSVTGATYVGGLSGRSSFGAASITNSYSAVVVSPGVIQGGLVSEISAAVNNSYYDSDITTQADNDTRGQPRTTNQLKCPTEPNDSCAGIVIFDTWDPTIWNFGDGTTYPSLQWEKDF is encoded by the coding sequence ATGAAAATTTCCAGAATAGCATTGATTTTTTTTATTCTAGGTTTCACCCAATGCAATATTCCAAGTTTGAATAAATCAGAATTACAAGGCTTAACAGAAATCCAGACATTATTACGCTTAATTGATTCTCTTAATAATGATTCGAACATCCCTAATTCGAATCTTGCCATTTCATATGCCGAATCAAGTTACTCTTTCCTAACTGGGGAGGAAATATCGGAAATTGTTCCGGAAACTCAAGGCTCACCAACGGAATTTTCTATTTCGCCTCAATTGGTTTCTGGTCTGAACTTCGATTCTGCAACTGGAGCAATATCAGGAACACCTAATAAAGTAATTACTAACCAAATTTATACAATAACAGCAAGTAAACTTTCTGAAACTCAATCGGCAACCATCTCAATTACTACACGGATCCCATCAGCTTGTTCAGATACTACAATCGTTTTAGGAAGTGGAACCAGTATAGATCCATTTCAAATCTGTAGCCCCGATCAATTACAGAGTTTAACCGCACATCATATCGCTAATCCAAATTCATTCTACGAATTACAGCAAGATCTGGATCTTTCTTCTATAGCAAATTTCGATCCTATTGGAACATCTGTAAATCCTTTCAATGGAGTCTTCAATGGAAATTATCATACAATATTTAATCTTAAGATAGATTACCCGGCAATATCGAGTGTTGGACTTTTTGGTGAAACATCTGGAGGATTAACTACGATAATACAAAATCTTAGACTTCGAAATGCTTGGGTTAGAGGCTTGTCAAGAGTTGGTAATTTAATTGGTAATTCGGCCGCCAATCAAGTAGAAAATATTATATCATACGATGGATATAGTCGATCTGAATCTGATGCTGCTGGCGGATTGATCGGTAGAAATTCTGGAGTCGCTGTAATTTATAATTCTGGTTTTACAGGGACAGTGGAGGTGGTAACTAATTATGCAGGCGGTATCCTTGGTTATGCTTTCGGATCAGATCAAATGAAGAAATGCTTTGCTAATGCTACTGTTTCAGGGGGAGATTACATTGGTGGTTTGATTGGAAGGCAAGTATCAATATTTATTGAAGATAGTTATGCTCAAGGTTCAGTAACTGGGGCGACCTATGTTGGTGGATTATCAGGCAGATCATCATTTGGTGCTGCCAGTATAACAAATTCCTATTCTGCAGTTGTCGTTTCCCCTGGAGTTATTCAAGGCGGATTAGTCTCAGAAATATCCGCAGCTGTAAATAATTCCTATTACGATTCTGATATAACAACACAAGCCGATAATGATACCCGTGGACAGCCTAGAACAACAAACCAATTAAAATGCCCTACAGAACCTAACGATAGTTGTGCTGGTATCGTGATATTTGATACATGGGATCCAACTATTTGGAACTTCGGAGATGGCACGACTTATCCTAGTCTGCAATGGGAGAAGGATTTTTAA
- the rpmI gene encoding 50S ribosomal protein L35: MAGYKLKTNRAAKKRFKITKNGKILRGGAKTRHILEKKTPKQKRRLGGTHVVDVTDEGRVRKLLPYGG; the protein is encoded by the coding sequence ATGGCTGGTTATAAACTAAAAACCAATCGGGCTGCTAAGAAAAGATTCAAGATTACCAAGAACGGTAAAATTTTGAGAGGTGGTGCTAAGACTCGCCATATTCTTGAGAAGAAAACTCCCAAGCAGAAGAGAAGACTTGGTGGAACACATGTTGTCGATGTAACAGACGAAGGTAGAGTAAGAAAACTTCTACCTTACGGAGGATAG